The following are encoded in a window of Fluviibacter phosphoraccumulans genomic DNA:
- a CDS encoding surface-adhesin E family protein, which translates to MSLAPKAIAASWYPVAVNTSMMVFVDKSSIKKTGTTAKFWQWQLFARSIGKTDSAKSQIIMDCKTKQRKTEYMVAIAEIDTIQQEGKVDSSYESVTPNTLEYAVYDAVCNNKFTGQPQKSVNIYDVRSFLYRSQ; encoded by the coding sequence ATGAGCCTAGCTCCAAAAGCCATAGCAGCTAGTTGGTACCCAGTGGCGGTCAACACATCGATGATGGTTTTTGTCGACAAATCGAGTATCAAGAAAACGGGTACTACAGCCAAATTCTGGCAATGGCAGTTGTTTGCTAGGTCTATAGGCAAGACTGATAGCGCAAAATCTCAGATCATTATGGATTGCAAGACTAAACAGCGCAAAACTGAATATATGGTTGCTATTGCGGAGATCGACACCATTCAGCAAGAAGGCAAGGTGGACTCGAGCTATGAGTCGGTCACGCCAAATACTTTAGAGTATGCGGTTTATGATGCTGTGTGTAACAACAAATTTACGGGTCAACCTCAAAAGAGTGTGAACATATACGACGTAAGAAGTTTTCTTTATCGGTCACAGTAG
- the metH gene encoding methionine synthase, translating to MNAPQAAPQPDRTEEILSLLKERVLVLDGAMGTMIQRHSLTEADFRGERFANHGHDLKGNNDLLLLTRPEIIQGIHEQYLAAGADIIETNTFNATRLSQSDYKLEEIVYELNVAGAALARAACDKYTAQNPAKPRLVAGVIGPTSRTASISPDVNDPGARNVTFDDLVTNYKEAANGLIDGGADILLIETVFDTLNAKAAVVAVEQVFIDRGRRWPVMISGTITDASGRTLSGQTAEAFWISLAHARPISMGLNCALGAKELRPHVETLSRICPTYISAHPNAGLPNAFGGYDETPEMLAEDIREWAVHGLVNIVGGCCGTTPDHIRAIANAVADVKPRQPADVPHRLRLSGLEPCEIGPESFFVNVGERTNVTGSRAFAKMILESRFDDALAVARQQVESGAQVIDINMDEAMLDSEAAMVRFLQLIASEPDISRVPIMIDSSKWSVIEAGLKCIQGKGIVNSISMKEGEAEFLRQARLARQYGAAVIVMAFDEKGQADTFQRKVEICERAYKLLVANDFPPEDIIFDPNIFAIATGIAEHDGYAVDFIEAVRWIKAHLPHASISGGVSNVSFSFRGNDPVREAIHTVFLYHAIQAGMTMGIVNAGQLGVFDQLEADLRAKVEDVVLNKHPGAGEALVEIAQNVKGSAKERVEDLAWRSWPVAERLSHAMVKGITDYVVADTEECRAALAAAGEPPLAVIEGPLMAGMNTVGDLFGAGKMFLPQVVKSARVMKQAVAHLVPFIEEEKARTGAAAKGKLIIATVKGDVHDIGKNIVAVVLGCNGYEVVDLGVMVPCEQILKAAREHNAQVIGLSGLITPSLEEMTHIANEMTRQGFDVPLMIGGATTSRAHTAIKIAPNYAHPVVYVPDASRAVGVVSNLLSSDAAKVQAYKDELAADYEKVRQQHANKKGVTLVSAEAASANAYDCFAGEYAHYQPVAPQQTGVQVVEPALAELVPYIDWSPFFQTWDLAGAFPAILDDKVVGETARQVYADAQDMLKQLVDEQWLKARGVFGLFPANRVGDDIEIYTDEARQHTGMIWHNLRQQQERPAGKPNWCLADFIAEKKPSGTTPDWIGGFAVSCGEGIEPHLKRFEAAHDDYRSIMLKSLADRLAEAFAEWLHREVRMKHWGYAADETLDNAALIKEAYQGIRPAPGYPACPDHLAKRGLFDLLDVPKLAGMTLTESCAMWPAASVSGFYLAHPAARYFAVGKIGTDQLEDWARRCGLSVSEAQRWLAPNL from the coding sequence ATGAACGCACCACAAGCCGCACCGCAACCTGATCGTACTGAAGAGATTCTTTCCCTACTGAAAGAACGTGTCCTTGTGCTTGATGGTGCCATGGGCACCATGATCCAGCGACACAGCCTGACTGAAGCCGATTTCCGTGGTGAGCGCTTTGCTAATCACGGCCATGACCTCAAAGGGAATAACGATCTATTGCTGCTGACCCGCCCGGAAATTATCCAGGGCATCCACGAGCAGTATCTGGCAGCGGGCGCCGACATCATTGAAACCAACACCTTCAATGCCACGCGTCTTTCCCAGTCGGACTACAAACTGGAAGAGATCGTTTATGAACTCAACGTCGCTGGCGCAGCACTCGCACGTGCCGCCTGTGACAAATACACCGCCCAGAACCCGGCGAAACCACGCCTGGTGGCCGGCGTTATCGGCCCAACGTCGCGTACCGCGTCGATTTCTCCGGATGTCAATGACCCGGGCGCCCGTAACGTGACGTTTGACGACCTGGTCACCAACTACAAAGAAGCGGCCAACGGCCTGATCGACGGCGGTGCGGATATCCTGCTGATCGAAACCGTCTTTGATACGCTCAACGCCAAAGCGGCGGTGGTTGCTGTAGAACAGGTGTTTATCGATCGTGGTCGCCGCTGGCCCGTGATGATCTCCGGTACCATTACCGATGCCTCCGGTCGCACCCTTTCCGGCCAGACTGCTGAAGCTTTCTGGATTTCACTAGCGCACGCCCGCCCGATCTCGATGGGCCTGAACTGTGCGCTCGGCGCCAAAGAGCTGCGCCCGCACGTTGAAACACTGTCGCGTATCTGCCCGACCTATATTTCTGCCCACCCGAATGCTGGCCTGCCCAACGCCTTCGGTGGTTACGATGAAACACCGGAAATGCTGGCCGAAGACATCCGCGAGTGGGCCGTGCATGGCCTCGTGAATATCGTCGGCGGCTGTTGCGGCACCACGCCGGATCACATCCGCGCGATTGCCAATGCCGTTGCTGATGTCAAACCACGCCAACCGGCTGACGTACCCCACCGTCTGCGTCTCTCCGGCCTGGAGCCGTGCGAGATCGGCCCCGAGTCTTTTTTTGTTAACGTCGGTGAACGCACCAACGTGACCGGCTCGCGGGCTTTTGCCAAGATGATTCTGGAAAGCCGCTTCGACGATGCGCTGGCCGTTGCCCGCCAACAGGTTGAAAGCGGCGCTCAGGTCATCGACATCAACATGGATGAAGCGATGCTTGATTCGGAAGCCGCCATGGTGCGCTTCCTGCAACTGATCGCCTCGGAACCGGACATCTCCCGTGTGCCGATCATGATCGACTCGTCGAAGTGGTCGGTCATCGAAGCCGGTCTCAAGTGCATTCAGGGCAAGGGCATCGTTAACTCGATCTCGATGAAGGAAGGCGAAGCCGAATTCCTGCGTCAAGCACGCCTCGCCCGCCAGTATGGCGCGGCAGTCATCGTCATGGCCTTTGATGAAAAGGGTCAGGCCGATACCTTCCAGCGCAAAGTGGAAATCTGCGAACGCGCTTACAAGCTGCTGGTCGCCAATGACTTCCCGCCTGAAGACATCATCTTCGACCCGAACATCTTCGCCATCGCCACGGGTATCGCGGAGCACGATGGCTATGCCGTCGACTTTATCGAAGCCGTCCGCTGGATCAAGGCACATCTGCCACACGCCAGCATTTCCGGTGGCGTTTCTAACGTATCATTCTCGTTCCGTGGCAACGATCCGGTCCGCGAAGCAATTCACACGGTATTCCTCTACCACGCCATCCAGGCGGGTATGACCATGGGCATCGTCAACGCCGGTCAGCTTGGCGTCTTCGATCAGCTCGAAGCCGACTTGCGCGCCAAAGTTGAAGACGTGGTGCTGAACAAGCACCCAGGGGCCGGCGAGGCACTGGTCGAGATCGCACAGAACGTTAAAGGCAGCGCCAAAGAACGTGTCGAAGATCTGGCATGGCGTAGCTGGCCAGTGGCTGAGCGCCTGAGCCATGCCATGGTGAAGGGTATTACCGACTACGTGGTGGCCGATACCGAAGAGTGTCGCGCCGCCCTGGCCGCAGCGGGCGAACCACCGCTGGCTGTGATTGAAGGGCCGCTGATGGCCGGCATGAATACCGTCGGCGATCTGTTCGGCGCCGGCAAAATGTTCCTGCCGCAGGTGGTGAAATCAGCGCGCGTGATGAAGCAGGCCGTGGCCCATCTGGTGCCTTTTATCGAAGAAGAAAAGGCTCGCACAGGTGCCGCTGCCAAAGGCAAACTGATCATCGCCACCGTTAAGGGTGACGTACACGATATCGGCAAGAATATTGTTGCCGTCGTGCTGGGCTGTAATGGCTACGAAGTCGTTGATCTGGGTGTGATGGTGCCTTGCGAACAAATTCTGAAAGCAGCGCGTGAACACAATGCGCAGGTGATTGGCCTCTCCGGCCTGATCACGCCGTCTCTAGAAGAGATGACGCACATCGCCAATGAAATGACGCGTCAGGGTTTTGATGTGCCGCTGATGATTGGTGGCGCCACCACCAGTCGTGCGCACACCGCCATCAAGATCGCGCCGAACTACGCGCATCCGGTGGTCTATGTCCCGGATGCCTCACGTGCCGTAGGCGTGGTCTCGAATCTGCTGTCGTCTGACGCCGCCAAGGTACAAGCCTACAAAGACGAGCTGGCCGCCGATTACGAAAAAGTACGGCAGCAGCACGCCAACAAGAAAGGCGTTACGCTGGTTTCGGCCGAGGCCGCCAGCGCTAATGCTTATGATTGCTTCGCGGGTGAATACGCCCACTATCAGCCAGTCGCCCCGCAACAAACCGGTGTTCAAGTGGTCGAACCCGCACTGGCAGAGCTGGTGCCTTACATCGACTGGAGCCCGTTCTTCCAGACCTGGGATCTTGCGGGTGCCTTCCCTGCCATTCTCGATGACAAAGTGGTCGGCGAAACGGCGCGCCAGGTCTATGCCGATGCACAGGACATGCTCAAGCAACTGGTCGATGAGCAATGGCTAAAAGCACGCGGTGTGTTCGGTCTCTTCCCGGCCAACCGGGTGGGTGATGATATCGAAATCTATACCGATGAGGCACGTCAGCACACCGGCATGATCTGGCACAACCTGCGCCAACAGCAGGAACGTCCAGCGGGCAAACCCAACTGGTGTCTGGCCGACTTTATTGCCGAGAAAAAACCATCAGGTACCACGCCGGATTGGATCGGCGGCTTTGCCGTGTCGTGCGGTGAAGGCATTGAGCCGCATCTGAAGCGCTTTGAAGCTGCCCATGATGATTACCGGTCGATCATGCTCAAATCACTGGCCGATCGCCTGGCCGAAGCCTTTGCCGAATGGCTGCACCGCGAGGTGCGCATGAAGCATTGGGGCTATGCGGCTGACGAAACGTTGGATAACGCCGCACTGATCAAGGAAGCTTATCAAGGCATCCGCCCGGCGCCAGGCTACCCGGCATGTCCGGATCACCTGGCTAAGCGTGGTCTGTTTGATCTACTGGACGTGCCCAAACTGGCTGGCATGACGCTCACCGAGTCCTGCGCCATGTGGCCCGCGGCTTCGGTCTCGGGCTTCTATCTGGCGCATCCGGCCGCGCGGTATTTTGCCGTCGGCAAAATCGGTACGGATCAGCTGGAAGACTGGGCCCGCCGTTGTGGCCTGTCGGTTAGCGAAGCACAACGCTGGTTGGCGCCTAACCTCTAA
- the can gene encoding carbonate dehydratase, which yields MHILEPLFEQNRLWSEKTQAESPEFFSDLAKLQKPEYLWIGCSDSRVPANQIMGLKPGEVFVHRNIANVVVHSDLNCLSVVQYAVQVLRVKHILVVGHYGCGGVKAALDGLRVGLADNWLRHIHDVKQKHQAIIDASPEAERHDRLCELNVIEQVLNLAQSTVVYDAWARGQELSVHGLIYGLQDGIVSNLNISIHSLNAICPAYNHALSHFSTEA from the coding sequence ATGCATATCCTTGAACCGCTCTTCGAACAGAATCGCCTCTGGTCTGAAAAAACACAGGCTGAGAGCCCTGAGTTCTTTAGCGATCTCGCTAAACTGCAAAAACCCGAGTATCTCTGGATCGGATGCTCCGATTCACGTGTACCGGCCAACCAGATCATGGGCTTGAAGCCTGGCGAAGTGTTTGTGCACCGAAATATTGCCAACGTGGTTGTTCATAGCGATCTGAACTGTTTATCCGTGGTGCAATATGCTGTTCAAGTGCTCCGCGTTAAGCACATCCTCGTCGTAGGTCATTACGGTTGTGGCGGTGTTAAAGCGGCACTGGATGGTTTGCGTGTTGGTCTAGCCGATAACTGGCTCCGCCACATTCACGATGTCAAACAAAAACATCAGGCCATTATCGATGCATCGCCCGAAGCGGAGCGTCACGACCGACTCTGTGAACTTAATGTTATTGAGCAGGTGCTTAATCTGGCGCAATCCACGGTTGTCTACGACGCCTGGGCTCGCGGCCAAGAGCTGTCTGTCCATGGCCTCATTTATGGCTTACAAGATGGTATTGTCAGCAACTTAAATATTTCCATTCACAGTCTAAACGCGATCTGCCCAGCGTATAACCACGCGCTGAGTCACTTCAGTACTGAGGCCTGA
- a CDS encoding DUF1840 domain-containing protein — MLVRFFSQATANLLMFDDVARALLKVIGKTPTQRGVIIVDDMGPALVRLQAMIEQEKRVREGRERREELPIPDVGIEPHELVGLSVRAQPFIKMLTQAQREKKEITWEAPKDFAA, encoded by the coding sequence ATGTTGGTTCGGTTTTTTTCACAAGCGACCGCTAACTTGTTGATGTTTGACGATGTAGCGCGGGCGCTGCTCAAAGTGATCGGCAAAACGCCGACACAACGGGGCGTTATTATTGTCGATGACATGGGCCCAGCGCTGGTGCGTTTACAGGCGATGATTGAACAGGAGAAACGGGTGCGCGAAGGCCGCGAGCGGCGGGAAGAATTGCCGATTCCCGATGTGGGTATCGAGCCGCACGAACTCGTCGGCCTTTCGGTACGGGCGCAGCCGTTTATCAAAATGCTGACGCAGGCGCAGCGCGAGAAAAAAGAAATTACCTGGGAAGCGCCCAAGGACTTTGCCGCTTAA
- a CDS encoding ESPR-type extended signal peptide-containing protein — protein MNKIYRTIWDHIHQRTVVTHEAAKAKKSSGSKGVVVGLIAAAAVSFGGNALAADATTNVGGTLSDSLNTTGAFGSATTVGNMGDSSTTIVGGDSTGIGGGAATQVTVSSAGVQVAPIDGDGNIGATTASITSDGAINGTSLNAGAGTVQTTGTVSGGTVNAGAGGVTSTGLITGQAGATVSGGATSISGGTVSLNNNSNNATNINTGTSTGAVTIGSANAGAVNLQGSSTTITSADGNNSVLVNNTGTTVTGTTTSTGALTVQAGGASITGNSTIDGTTTSTGALTVQAGGASITGNSTIDGTTTSTGLITGQAGATVSGGATSISGGTVSLNNNSNNATNINTGTSTGAVTIGSANAGAVNLQGSSTTITSADGNNSVLVNNTGTTVTGTTTSTGALTVQAGGASITGNSTIDGTTTSTGALTVQAGGASITGNSTIDGTTTSTGLITGQAGATVSGGATSISGGTVSLNNNSNNATNINTGTSTGAVTIGSANAGAVNLQGSSTTITSADGNNSVLVNNTGTTVTGTTTSTGALTVQAGGASITGNSTIDGTTTSTGALTVQAGGASITGNSTIDGTTTSTGLITGQAGATVSGGATSISGGTVSLNNNSNNATNINTGTSTGAVTIGSANAGAVNLQGSSTTITSADGNNSVLVNNTGTTVTGTTTSTGALTVQAGGASITGNSTIDGTTTSTGALTVQAGGASITGNSTIDGTTTSTGLITGQAGATVSGGATSISGGTVSLNNNSNNATNINTGTSTGAVTIGSANAGAVNLQGSSTTITSADGNNSVLVNNTGTTVTGTTTSTGALTVQAGGASITGNSTIDGTTTSTGALTVQAGGASITGNSTIDGTTTSTGLITGQAGATVSGGATSISGGTVSLNNNSNNATNINTGTSTGAVTIGSANAGAVNLQGSSTTITSADGNNSVLVNNTGTTVTGTTTSTGALTVQAGGASITGNSTIDGTTTSTGALTVQAGGASITGNSTIDGTTTSTGLITGQAGATVSGGATSISGGTVSLNNNSNNATNINTGTSTGAVTIGSANAGAVNLQGSSTTITSADGNNSVLVNNTGTTVTGTTTSTGALTVQAGGASITGNSTIDGTTTSTGALTVQAGGASITGNSTIDGTTTSTGLITGQAGATVSGGATSISGGTVSLNNNSNNATNINTGTSTGAVTIGSANAGAVNLQGSSTTITSADGNNSVLVNNTGTTVTGASNAIQSAAAGNNRSLITANTTSAGVNYVDATGQTHGLTVNGTSATLSGGTNTATWTLQDTDAAAVGAVPAGTSLTAGGSAGTATTQIQVTSAAADASTGANLVLGNTGAAQTTTLKGGASSIAVTNASNTLTATTNNIVGTTNTITGSTSTNLSGANANVGLSNNSATVGVTGGSTLTATNTAASVKTSDNLGLTVNTAATGGVSLTGGTGGTAGLNINQAGTQVTLLNNVNGGHGLTVGATGTTLTGGTNSSSLSLQDASATLSVGTANSGETQAIQVTGTDVGGVTKTAITIGSGDNTSTSIQSTTTNTLTAGTNNVLNATQQNQLTGGTGNTITATTGNNVIGATAGANQINAQTGNSLTTATGNNAITATTGANTLSAGTTNTITGGTGNSITATTGNNTMTASVGMNSLSGQAGNTITAVTGSNALIASAGQNTITGQTGNTMTATTGNNAIAATAGSNTISANAAGQSNTMQANGANGSNVIQATGAGGNNIMQAATNLMANAGTYAGATSAVQTTAAGVDIKGATVNLGTTGTNTVNVGSAAGNTTLNFNGNRLQNVANGIVGTDAVNLNQLNTAVNGLQNAINSNSAGIAGVAAATNLPGLNANQNYNLGVAWGNYQTFNGVAIGGHARVTENVTLKVSGSSAGNVYSGGVGLGIGF, from the coding sequence ATGAACAAGATTTATCGCACCATTTGGGACCACATTCATCAACGCACCGTTGTGACGCACGAAGCCGCTAAAGCGAAAAAATCTTCGGGCTCCAAGGGTGTCGTGGTTGGTCTTATTGCTGCCGCCGCGGTAAGCTTTGGTGGAAATGCTTTGGCAGCAGATGCAACAACCAATGTTGGCGGAACGCTATCAGACTCGCTCAATACAACGGGAGCATTCGGATCGGCAACCACAGTTGGTAATATGGGCGATTCATCAACGACGATTGTAGGTGGCGACTCTACTGGTATTGGAGGGGGAGCCGCTACACAGGTAACAGTCAGTTCCGCTGGGGTTCAAGTGGCCCCCATAGACGGGGATGGCAATATAGGTGCTACAACAGCTTCAATTACTAGTGACGGTGCAATTAACGGCACATCCTTGAACGCCGGCGCGGGTACCGTGCAGACGACTGGGACAGTATCCGGTGGGACAGTCAATGCTGGTGCAGGTGGGGTGACTTCAACGGGTCTGATTACTGGCCAAGCGGGTGCGACAGTTAGTGGTGGGGCTACTTCGATCAGTGGCGGTACTGTTTCGTTGAACAATAACAGTAACAACGCTACGAACATCAACACCGGCACATCCACTGGTGCAGTTACCATCGGTAGTGCGAATGCTGGAGCAGTAAACCTCCAAGGCTCAAGCACGACGATCACCTCGGCCGACGGCAACAACAGTGTCTTGGTCAACAACACTGGCACCACGGTGACCGGCACGACGACCTCGACGGGTGCTTTAACTGTTCAAGCAGGTGGTGCAAGTATTACCGGCAACAGCACGATTGATGGCACGACAACCTCGACGGGTGCTTTAACAGTTCAGGCAGGTGGTGCAAGTATTACCGGAAACAGCACGATCGATGGCACGACAACCTCGACCGGCCTGATTACTGGCCAAGCGGGTGCGACAGTTAGTGGTGGGGCTACTTCGATCAGTGGCGGTACTGTTTCGTTGAACAATAACAGTAACAACGCTACGAACATCAACACCGGCACATCCACTGGTGCAGTTACCATCGGTAGTGCGAATGCTGGAGCAGTAAACCTCCAAGGCTCAAGCACGACGATCACCTCGGCCGACGGCAACAACAGTGTCTTGGTCAACAACACTGGCACCACGGTGACCGGCACGACGACCTCGACGGGTGCTTTAACTGTTCAAGCAGGTGGTGCAAGTATTACCGGCAACAGCACGATTGATGGCACGACAACCTCGACGGGTGCTTTAACAGTTCAGGCAGGTGGTGCAAGTATTACCGGAAACAGCACGATCGATGGCACGACAACCTCGACCGGCCTGATTACTGGCCAAGCGGGTGCGACAGTTAGTGGTGGGGCTACTTCGATCAGTGGCGGTACTGTTTCGTTGAACAATAACAGTAACAACGCTACGAACATCAACACCGGCACATCCACTGGTGCAGTTACCATCGGTAGTGCGAATGCTGGAGCAGTAAACCTCCAAGGCTCAAGCACGACGATCACCTCGGCCGACGGCAACAACAGTGTCTTGGTCAACAACACTGGCACCACGGTGACCGGCACGACGACCTCGACGGGTGCTTTAACTGTTCAAGCAGGTGGTGCAAGTATTACCGGCAACAGCACGATTGATGGCACGACAACCTCGACGGGTGCTTTAACAGTTCAGGCAGGTGGTGCAAGTATTACCGGAAACAGCACGATCGATGGCACGACAACCTCGACCGGCCTGATTACTGGCCAAGCGGGTGCGACAGTTAGTGGTGGGGCTACTTCGATCAGTGGCGGTACTGTTTCGTTGAACAATAACAGTAACAACGCTACGAACATCAACACCGGCACATCCACTGGTGCAGTTACCATCGGTAGTGCGAATGCTGGAGCAGTAAACCTCCAAGGCTCAAGCACGACGATCACCTCGGCCGACGGCAACAACAGTGTCTTGGTCAACAACACTGGCACCACGGTGACCGGCACGACGACCTCGACGGGTGCTTTAACTGTTCAAGCAGGTGGTGCAAGTATTACCGGCAACAGCACGATTGATGGCACGACAACCTCGACGGGTGCTTTAACAGTTCAGGCAGGTGGTGCAAGTATTACCGGAAACAGCACGATCGATGGCACGACAACCTCGACCGGCCTGATTACTGGCCAAGCGGGTGCGACAGTTAGTGGTGGGGCTACTTCGATCAGTGGCGGTACTGTTTCGTTGAACAATAACAGTAACAACGCTACGAACATCAACACCGGCACATCCACTGGTGCAGTTACCATCGGTAGTGCGAATGCTGGAGCAGTAAACCTCCAAGGCTCAAGCACGACGATCACCTCGGCCGACGGCAACAACAGTGTCTTGGTCAACAACACTGGCACCACGGTGACCGGCACGACGACCTCGACGGGTGCTTTAACTGTTCAAGCAGGTGGTGCAAGTATTACCGGCAACAGCACGATTGATGGCACGACAACCTCGACGGGTGCTTTAACAGTTCAGGCAGGTGGTGCAAGTATTACCGGAAACAGCACGATCGATGGCACGACAACCTCGACCGGCCTGATTACTGGCCAAGCGGGTGCGACAGTTAGTGGTGGGGCTACTTCGATCAGTGGCGGTACTGTTTCGTTGAACAATAACAGTAACAACGCTACGAACATCAACACCGGCACATCCACTGGTGCAGTTACCATCGGTAGTGCGAATGCTGGAGCAGTAAACCTCCAAGGCTCAAGCACGACGATCACCTCGGCCGACGGCAACAACAGTGTCTTGGTCAACAACACTGGCACCACGGTGACCGGCACGACGACCTCGACGGGTGCTTTAACTGTTCAAGCAGGTGGTGCAAGTATTACCGGCAACAGCACGATTGATGGCACGACAACCTCGACGGGTGCTTTAACAGTTCAGGCAGGTGGTGCAAGTATTACCGGAAACAGCACGATCGATGGCACGACAACCTCGACCGGCCTGATTACTGGCCAAGCGGGTGCGACAGTTAGTGGTGGTGCTACTTCGATCAGTGGCGGTACTGTTTCGTTGAACAATAACAGTAACAACGCTACGAACATCAACACCGGCACATCCACTGGTGCAGTTACCATCGGTAGTGCGAATGCTGGAGCAGTAAACCTCCAAGGCTCAAGCACGACGATCACCTCGGCCGACGGCAACAACAGTGTCTTGGTCAACAACACTGGCACCACGGTGACCGGCACGACGACCTCGACGGGTGCTTTAACTGTTCAAGCAGGTGGTGCAAGTATTACCGGCAACAGCACGATTGATGGCACGACAACCTCGACGGGTGCTTTAACAGTTCAGGCAGGTGGTGCAAGTATTACCGGAAACAGCACGATCGATGGCACGACAACCTCGACCGGCCTGATTACTGGCCAAGCGGGTGCGACAGTTAGTGGTGGTGCTACTTCGATCAGTGGCGGTACTGTTTCGTTGAACAATAACAGTAACAACGCTACGAACATCAACACCGGCACATCCACTGGTGCAGTTACCATCGGTAGTGCGAATGCTGGAGCAGTAAACCTCCAAGGCTCAAGCACGACGATCACCTCGGCCGACGGCAACAACAGTGTCTTGGTCAACAACACTGGCACCACGGTGACCGGTGCATCTAACGCCATTCAGAGCGCAGCGGCTGGTAACAACAGGTCATTGATTACTGCTAACACGACTTCTGCCGGTGTTAACTATGTGGATGCAACTGGCCAGACTCATGGTTTAACTGTAAACGGGACTAGCGCAACGCTTAGTGGCGGTACCAATACCGCAACCTGGACCCTGCAGGATACTGATGCTGCAGCTGTCGGTGCGGTTCCTGCGGGTACGAGCTTAACTGCTGGCGGTAGCGCAGGGACTGCAACAACCCAGATCCAAGTGACCTCTGCGGCTGCGGATGCATCTACTGGTGCGAATCTTGTATTGGGTAACACTGGTGCGGCTCAAACAACGACTTTGAAGGGTGGTGCGTCATCAATCGCCGTTACTAACGCGTCTAATACGCTTACAGCCACGACAAACAATATCGTTGGTACAACCAATACGATTACTGGTTCAACTTCGACGAATCTGTCTGGTGCCAATGCCAATGTTGGTTTGTCGAATAACTCGGCTACAGTAGGTGTGACGGGTGGTTCCACCCTAACGGCCACTAATACGGCTGCATCTGTCAAAACATCAGATAACTTGGGGCTAACGGTTAATACTGCAGCAACGGGCGGCGTTAGCTTGACTGGTGGTACAGGAGGTACGGCTGGGCTGAACATCAACCAAGCGGGTACACAGGTTACGTTGCTGAACAATGTTAACGGTGGTCACGGATTAACTGTGGGCGCTACGGGCACAACGCTTACTGGTGGCACTAACAGCTCTAGTCTTTCGCTGCAGGATGCCTCGGCGACTTTGTCAGTAGGTACGGCAAACTCAGGTGAAACACAGGCAATTCAGGTTACGGGTACAGATGTCGGTGGCGTAACGAAGACGGCAATTACAATTGGCAGTGGCGACAATACCTCGACATCGATCCAGTCAACAACGACTAACACGTTGACCGCTGGAACCAATAATGTTCTGAACGCAACGCAGCAGAACCAGTTGACCGGCGGTACGGGTAATACAATTACTGCCACGACGGGTAACAACGTCATTGGTGCAACGGCAGGTGCAAACCAGATTAATGCGCAGACTGGCAACTCGCTGACGACCGCCACTGGCAATAATGCAATTACCGCAACAACGGGAGCAAACACCCTGTCTGCTGGAACCACCAACACCATTACTGGTGGTACAGGTAACAGCATTACTGCAACCACTGGTAATAACACGATGACCGCAAGCGTTGGTATGAACTCGCTGTCTGGTCAAGCTGGTAATACCATCACTGCAGTAACAGGTTCTAACGCATTGATTGCCTCGGCCGGTCAGAACACGATTACTGGTCAAACGGGCAACACAATGACCGCAACGACTGGTAACAATGCAATTGCAGCAACAGCTGGTAGCAACACGATAAGTGCTAATGCTGCAGGTCAGTCAAACACAATGCAAGCGAATGGTGCTAATGGTTCTAACGTGATTCAGGCAACAGGTGCAGGTGGCAACAACATCATGCAGGCAGCCACTAACCTGATGGCTAATGCGGGAACGTATGCAGGGGCCACGAGTGCCGTTCAAACTACTGCCGCGGGTGTTGATATCAAGGGCGCTACAGTTAACCTAGGCACGACTGGTACGAATACGGTGAATGTCGGTAGTGCTGCGGGTAATACGACCCTGAACTTTAACGGAAATCGCTTGCAAAACGTTGCTAACGGCATTGTGGGCACCGATGCGGTTAACTTGAACCAGTTAAACACGGCGGTTAATGGTTTGCAAAATGCCATCAACAGCAATAGCGCTGGTATTGCCGGTGTGGCGGCAGCAACCAACCTACCTGGCTTGAATGCCAACCAAAACTACAACCTAGGTGTAGCTTGGGGTAACTATCAGACCTTTAACGGTGTGGCGATCGGTGGGCATGCACGTGTTACTGAAAACGTGACGCTCAAGGTATCAGGCAGTTCAGCTGGAAACGTCTACTCAGGCGGTGTTGGTCTGGGTATTGGCTTCTAA